TCCCTGGCCGAGGCCACCGAAGAGCTGCCCTGCCAGGCGCCCGAAGTCCACATCGGTGCCCCGCCCCACCCGGGTGGCGGCGATGGGCTGGCCGGGCTCCCGCCCCTCCATCATCAGGGGGATCCACTCCCGGAGCTGGGCCACATCCTCGCTGTAGGCCATGTCCGCGAACATGGGGTGGGCCTTCAGAGCGGCATGACGGGTGCGGAGGAAGCGGACCGAATCGGCTCCGTAGACGAAGCTGAGGTGGGGCACCGGCGAAAGGAAGGCTCCCGGTTCGGGGAGGAGGCCCTTCTCCACCAGATGGGACCAGAACTGCAGGGATATCTCGAAGGATTCGTTGATCTTGAAGGCCTTGGAGGTCTCCACCGAACCGTCGGCCTGTTCGGGGGTGTAGTTGAGCTCACAGTTGGCGGCATGCCCCGTACCCGCATTGTTGGTGGCCAGGCTGCTCTCGAGAGCCACCTCCTCCAGCCGCTCGATGACCCGGATGCAGGCATCGGGCTGCAGCTCGTGCATCAGGGCCGCCAGGGTGGCACTCATGATGCCCGCCCCCACCAGAACCACATCCGCCTGATCCACCCACCGACCTTCCGACATCATTGACCCTCCAGGCTCCATTCTGGCCTCCGGACTGGAGGGGGTCCATCCCCCGGCGGGGCACCCAAAGGGGTTGCCCTCCCCAAGAGCCCAACCCTCACAAGGGTTTGCGGCCAATCGCAAGTATTAAAAATATTAACTTAACGATAAGTTTTCATCGATTACCCCCATCCAAGCCCTGGGAAAGGACTCAGGAATCTCACCTTTTCGCGGTAAAATGGAGGGTTCGGAGGTTTGGAATGCTGGCAGTTCAGAATGTGACGATGCGGTACGGATCCAAGATCCTGTTCGAGGATGTGACCACCACCTTCACGCCCGGGCGCCGCTACGGCCTCACCGGCCCCAACGGCGCCGGCAAGTCCACGTTCATGAAGATCCTCAGCGGCGAGCTGGAAGCCCACAGCGGCACCATCCAGCGCCCTCGCAAGATGGGTATCCTCCGCCAGGACCAGTTCGCCTTCGACCAGTACCGGGTCATCGACACCGTCATCATGGGCAACCAGGGCCTCTGGACCGCCCTGCAGGAGCGGGACGCCATCTACGAAAAGGCCGAGATGACCGACGAGGACGGCATGCGCCTGGGTGAGTTGGAGGGTGTCGTGGCCGATGAAGACGGCTACACCGCCGAGAGCGATGCCGCCATCCTGCTGGACGGCCTGGACATTCCCGAGGAGCTGCACGAGCGCCAGATGTCCGAGCTCCAGGGCGGCCAGAAGGTCCGGGTCCTGCTGGCCCAGGCCCTCTTCGGCAACCCCGAGGCCCTGCTGCTGGACGAGCCCACCAACCACCTCGACCTGGAGTCCATCCACTGGCTGGAGAACTTCCTCAACCGCTATGACGGCTCGGTCATCGTCATCAGCCATGACCGCCACTTCCTGAACGGCGTCTGCACCCACATCGCCGACATCGACTACCAGACCATCATCCAGTACACCGGCGGCTACGACGACATGGTGCTCCAGAAGACCCAGGTGCGCTCCCGCATCGAGTCCGAGAACGCCCAGCGCGAGAAGAAGATCGCCCAGCTCAACGAGTTCATCCAGCGCTTCGCCGCGGGCACCCGATCCAGTCAGGTGAACAGCCGCAGGAAGGAAGTGGAGCGGCTCCAGCCCGGTGACCTGGCCCGCAGCAACATCCAGCGCCCTTTCATCAAGTTCGAGCAGAAGCGCCCCAGCGGCCGCCACGCCCTGGAGTTCGAAGGCGTCGTCAAGGGCTATGAAGGTGAGGAGGGCCGCCTGGAGGTCATCCAGGGCTTCAGCGCCAACGTCGCCCGCGGCGAGAAGATCGCCATCATCGGCCGCAACGGTGCCGGCAAGTCCACCCTCCTGAAGGCCCTCCTGGCCAACGCCCCCGGGGTCACCGAGGCCGACCGTGGGATCGACGCCGGCGAGGTCAAGTGGGGCCACGAAGCCACTGTGGGCTACTTCGCCCAGGACTTCCGCGAGTCCATCGAGCCCGGCTACGCCCTCTCCGACTGGCTGCGCCAGTTCGACCCCGATGCCCTCATCGAGCAGGTGCGCGGGGTGCTCGGGCAGATGCTCTTCCGGGGCGAAGAGGGCGCCAAGAAGACCGAGGTTCTCTCCGGCGGCGAGGGCTGCCGCCTCATGTTCTCCAAGCTCATGCTCCAGAAGCCCAACATCCTGGTGCTGGACGAGCCCACCAACCACCTGGACCTGGAGGCCGTCATCGCCCTCAACACCGCCCTCCAGAACTACGACGGCACCGTCCTCCTGGTCACCCACGACGAGGACCTCATCGACGAAGTGGCCACCCGCATCTGGAACTGCACCGAGCAGGGCATCGAGGACTTCCAGGGCAGCTACGAGGAGTTCAAGACCCACCGCTCCTGATCAGGCCGGGGGCCCGGGAGAGCTCTGAGCCCCGGCCCCCGGCGTGCGGCCTCAGTCCGCCGCAACGGCGGAGCTGACCCAAGTGCTGAAGCCCCCGGGGTCGGTGTTCACGTTGTGCCCGGTGTCCCAGTCCTCGGCGGCGTCCACCTCGCCGGTGCCCAGCAGGTCCTCCAGGCTGGTGGCCAGGTTCACGATGACGATGGCCGAGGTGTCTGTGGCGGTGGTCCCGTCCCGGATGTACCAGTACTTGGCCAGGCCGCTGGTGCTGCCCCCCGCCCGTGCCAACCCGATGTAGTACATCGGGTTCATCATGTTGGCCAGGGTCTGCATGCTGCTGGAGATGGAGCCGCTGCCCACGTACTCGCTGCTGAAGTCCGTGAAGTGCCGGGCGGCGGTGGAGCTGCTGCCGAACTCCAGGACCTCCGCGGTCTGGGAGGTGTTCACGCCGGAGACAGACGAGGAGAGATCGAAGAAGGCGTCGAAGGCGGGCACGCTCTTGCTGCGGCTGCCGATGTGGCTCAGGTAGTCCGAGAAGGCGAAGGTGGCCGTCTGGGCGCTGCTGTCCCAGGTGATCCAGGTGTTGGAACTCAGGTAGCTGGTGCGACTGCTGGAGGAGAGGGCGGCCAGATAGGTGGCGGCGGAGGGCTGCAAGTACTCCACCCGGATGTAATCCAGGATGTTGTCCGCCGTCAGGGATCCGTAGCTGTCCCGGAGCCCAGTGAGCCCCAGGCCCGTCTGGTAGGTCTCGAAGGCGGTCTGCAGGCTGGCGGACACCGTGCTGTTCACACTGCTGCCGCTGACCGTGAGGCTCCCGTACTCCCACTCATAAGCCATGTCTGCGTGGTCCAGGTCGGTGATGGGAGACCAGGCCCCCACCGCGAAGATCTGGTCCTTGGCATCGGCCGCGCCGATCCCCGCGAGGTAGCTGTCATAGAGACTGCTGTTGCCCGAGGCCCCCAGCAGACTCGAGAGCGCTCCCCCGGCACTCCCCCCGGAAGAAATGATGTGGTCCGTATCCCCACTGAAGGTGCCCAGGGAGGCGTTGTAGCGCAGGAAGCGCACGGCGGCCTTCAGGTCGACCATGGCCGCCGGAGCTTTGCCGTAGTAGTTGCCCGAGCTGCCGTTGTCCCGGCCACGGCAGCCCACCTCCACCACCACGTACCCCTTGCCCAGAGCGTACTGGCCGTTGGTGCTGCTCACGGAGGTCCCACCCCAGGTGCTGCAGGACATGTAACCCCCCACCCCGATGTCGAAGAGGATGGGCATGCCGGAGACGGCGCTCCCGGCCACCGAAGTGGGGATGAAGATGTTCATGCTCTGGTAGGTCTTGTCCACGGGATCAGCGGCGTAGACCACATTCGGGTAGAGCCGGTAGGTGACGCTGCGGGTGGCGTCCGTAGTGACGCTGACCGTCGCGGTGCTGTAGCTGTAGCTGGACAGGTCCAGGGAGTAGCTGCCGGAGGCCACCGTCTGGCTGACACTGCCGGAGCTGCTGGCCACATAGGTCGTGTCTCCCCCGTAGGTGGCCGTGAGGGTATAACTCCCCGTGGCTGTGAAGTGGGTGCTGAGGGTGGCGCTGCCCCCGCTGAGGGTGGCCGAGCCAAGGACTGTGCTCCCCGAGTAGAAGGTCACCGTGCCGGTGGCCGTGCTCGGACTCACGGTGGCGCTGAGGGCCACCAGGGAACCCGGATAGGCGGTGCTGGAGGCCGTGGCCAGGCTGGTGGTGGTGGAAGTGCCGGTGGTGGTGCCTGTAACCGTTTCGCCGAGTGCGTCAGAGGTACTGGAGGCATAAGTGCCATCGCCCCCGTAGACTGCCGTGAGACTGTAGGTCCCTGAGCTGCTGAAGGTGGTGGTCAGGCTGGCGGAACCCCCACTGAGGGTGGCCGTGCCCAGGACCGTGCTGCCCGCGTAGAAAGTCACGGTGCCGCTTGCGGATTCCGGACTGACCGTGGCGGTGAGGGTGAGGGTGTCCCCCGCCGTAAGGCTCGTGCTGGATACCCCCAGGGTGGTAGTGCTCGCTGTGAGGCTGGAGGACACGCTCACCGTCACGGCACTGGCCGTACTGGAGGCATAGTTGCTGGAACCACCGTAGGTGGCCGTGAGACTGTGGCTGCCGGTGGAACTGAGGGTGGCCGAGAGGGTAGCCACGCCGCTGCTGAGGGAGGCGGTCCCCAGGCTGGCGCTGCCGTCATAGAAGGTCACAGTGCCAGTGGCGGCGCTAGGCGATACTGTCGCAGTGAGGATCAGCGTGCTTCCGGAGCTCACGGAGGTGGCGGAACTGGCAAGGCTCGTACTGGTGGCTGTGAGCGTGGCACTGCTCACCGTCACGGAGGTGCTTGCCGTGCTGGATCCGGCACTGTTGGTGGCGGTGAGGGTGTAGGTGATGGAGCCAGTCGCCGAAGGGGTCACGCTCACCGAACTGCCGGTGACGGTGCCCACCCCCTGATCGATGCTCAGGCTCGTGGCCCCGCTCACAGACCAGGAGAGGGTGAGGCTCCCCCCCAGCGTGAGGCTGGAAGTGGAGGCGGCAAAGGAGCTGATGACCGGTACGCTGCTGCTTGAAGTGGTCGAAGCGGAACTGCCCGCCCCCCCGCCACAGCCAATCAACACAACCATGCAGAGCGCAAAGAATCCCAGGAACAGCCTGCGGACCTCGATCATGTCACCCTCCGGCAATAGGAGCTTGAGAGACACTATTGATCACGGCCAACAGCCCTGTTCCTGAACACCGTGGAACGGTTGTCAGCCCTTGCCCGGCAGCCAACCACAGACGCCCAATGATCCGGTGGATGGTCCACCAGTACTGGGTGCCGATACCCATACCCCTGCCCTTCATCCCCTGTGCAGGAGCTGAGCCTCCGAGGGCGGTCAGAGGCTCGCCACCTAGCCAAACCCAGCCTTCACTGGCAGAATAGCCCCTCGGGGTCCCGTAGCTCAGGGGATAGAGCAACCGCCTCCTAAGCGGTAGGTCGGCAGTTCGATTCTGCCCGGGACCACCAGGAGCCAGAAGCCCGGAACCGCATGGTGACGGGCTTCTCTTCTATCCAGGCGCCCGGAAGGTGAATCAGGCTGACAAGGATCCCAGACACGGTCTGAGGCCCTGAGGTCACGCCAGCAACCGGGCACCCTCTGGTTCAGCGTGGGTGCGGGGCAACCCGATCCTATCCTGGTGCTTCTGAATCCATGCATCAAAGGATGCCTGCGCGGCGGAGCACCGCCGTATCCCCGTCATGAGCGTGAAGCACTCCCAAACCATATCCACCCAGGTGAGATAGCGGATGAGGCGGGTGCTTGGGTAGCGCACCGTGTCATACGCCAGCTGATCTTCCGGTGTGCGCCCATGCGCCCTGCTGTATGCCACAAAGAGTGGATCAAGCGCGAGAACATTCATGGACTTCACGGAACACCTCCGACCTCGGACTGGGCAACAATTCCCCGCCAAGGCGAAGCAAGCACCATTCACGCCAAGCAGGCGGTTGTCTTATGCCTTCCATCCCCATGGGGCGCCCGACCTCACGCGGAAAGTGCGATGGGTGCTCCGTGCATGGCGAGGCGCACCCCCCAGGACCTGCCTGCCGTGCCCCTACACCACTCGAATAGGCCAGTGGCTGACGAAACCTGAGCTTTGTCGACAACCAGGCGACAAGTAAGGACAGACCAGAGACCCCGGAAACCTCGAAGCTGGGCAGAGCAGGAGACAAATAGCTGTTGCAGATTCGTCTGAATCCGGATCCCATGCCCTCGGGAGCCAGACCATGCCCAACGCCTCCGATCCCAACCGCCCCCCCGCCCGCAAGCTCCAGGCCCTTGCGGTGGGGACTGTCCTCGTCATCCTCCTGGTTTCAGCCATCCTCTTCATCGTGGCCCGGCTCCGCTTCCTGTTCTCCTGAGTGGCCCGCCGGGTTTTCCGCTCTGCGGGAGGCCCCCATGCCCGTGCCCCGACTGCTCCTCTCCTCTGCCGGAATGCTGCTCACAGCTTGCGCCCTGTGCGCCCAGGAGCGGTCCATGGTCCTGGTGGCCGATGCGGAGAAGCGGAACGGCTTCCTGGAGGAGACCGCCCGTGCGGCCTTCGCCAGGGTCGGGTACCGGGTCAGGGTCGAGTACCTCCCCTGGCCGCGGGCTCTCAGCCAAGTCATGAATGGGGGCCCTGGTGCCCTCCTGGGGGTCTACTACACCCCCGAGAGGGCCAAGCACATGCTCTACTCCGAACCCATCGGCACCAGCGAGCTCATCTTCTTCAGGCGCCGGGGCACCCCCTTCGTCTTCCGGAGGCTGGCTGATCTGGATGGCCGCTCAGTGGGCACCATCACCGGCGCGGCCTACACAACCGACTTCGATCACGCAGTGTCCTTCCGCCGGGAACCGGTGGCGGATGTGGCGACGAACATCCGCAAACTGCTGGCCGGACGGATCGACCTGGTCATCGAGAAGCGGGAAGTGTTCCTCGACACGCTGAGGACGCGCTTCCCCAGGCAGGCCTCCACCATCGAGGCCCTGCCGGTCCCCTTGACCGGCATCCGTTTCCACCTGGCGATTTCCCGGAGCAGCCCCGGTGCCGAGGCCTGCATCGCCGATTTCAACCGGGGCCTGGGCCTCCTCAAGGCCGAAGGAACGGCCAGAAGGATACGGGAACGCTCCCCCCACGAGTGAGACGGCCTCAACTCCGGTCCAGGATCTGCCGGATGCGGGATAGCAGCTCCCCGGGCTGGAAGGGCTTCATGATCAGATCGGCCCCGGGATCCAGTTCGCCGAGGCTCTGGATGACCTCCGGAGGGTAGCCGCTCATGAAGAGGAAGGGCAGCCCAGGCACCCTGGTATGGAGCGCCTCGAAGAGCTCCCGGCCATTGACCTTGGGCATCCGGAGATCGGACAGGATGAGCCGGATCCCCGGGGCGTGCTCCTCATAGACGGCCTGGGCCTCAAGTCCGTCCCGGGCCTCGAGGACTGCATACCCGTGGGCAGCAAGTACCGAGGCCACGACCCGGCGCACCGCATCCTCGTCCTCCACCAGCAGGATGGTCTCCTTCCCCCGGAGT
The sequence above is drawn from the uncultured Holophaga sp. genome and encodes:
- a CDS encoding transporter substrate-binding domain-containing protein; this encodes MPVPRLLLSSAGMLLTACALCAQERSMVLVADAEKRNGFLEETARAAFARVGYRVRVEYLPWPRALSQVMNGGPGALLGVYYTPERAKHMLYSEPIGTSELIFFRRRGTPFVFRRLADLDGRSVGTITGAAYTTDFDHAVSFRREPVADVATNIRKLLAGRIDLVIEKREVFLDTLRTRFPRQASTIEALPVPLTGIRFHLAISRSSPGAEACIADFNRGLGLLKAEGTARRIRERSPHE
- a CDS encoding subtype B tannase, giving the protein MIEVRRLFLGFFALCMVVLIGCGGGAGSSASTTSSSSVPVISSFAASTSSLTLGGSLTLSWSVSGATSLSIDQGVGTVTGSSVSVTPSATGSITYTLTATNSAGSSTASTSVTVSSATLTATSTSLASSATSVSSGSTLILTATVSPSAATGTVTFYDGSASLGTASLSSGVATLSATLSSTGSHSLTATYGGSSNYASSTASAVTVSVSSSLTASTTTLGVSSTSLTAGDTLTLTATVSPESASGTVTFYAGSTVLGTATLSGGSASLTTTFSSSGTYSLTAVYGGDGTYASSTSDALGETVTGTTTGTSTTTSLATASSTAYPGSLVALSATVSPSTATGTVTFYSGSTVLGSATLSGGSATLSTHFTATGSYTLTATYGGDTTYVASSSGSVSQTVASGSYSLDLSSYSYSTATVSVTTDATRSVTYRLYPNVVYAADPVDKTYQSMNIFIPTSVAGSAVSGMPILFDIGVGGYMSCSTWGGTSVSSTNGQYALGKGYVVVEVGCRGRDNGSSGNYYGKAPAAMVDLKAAVRFLRYNASLGTFSGDTDHIISSGGSAGGALSSLLGASGNSSLYDSYLAGIGAADAKDQIFAVGAWSPITDLDHADMAYEWEYGSLTVSGSSVNSTVSASLQTAFETYQTGLGLTGLRDSYGSLTADNILDYIRVEYLQPSAATYLAALSSSSRTSYLSSNTWITWDSSAQTATFAFSDYLSHIGSRSKSVPAFDAFFDLSSSVSGVNTSQTAEVLEFGSSSTAARHFTDFSSEYVGSGSISSSMQTLANMMNPMYYIGLARAGGSTSGLAKYWYIRDGTTATDTSAIVIVNLATSLEDLLGTGEVDAAEDWDTGHNVNTDPGGFSTWVSSAVAAD
- a CDS encoding ATP-binding cassette domain-containing protein, with amino-acid sequence MRYGSKILFEDVTTTFTPGRRYGLTGPNGAGKSTFMKILSGELEAHSGTIQRPRKMGILRQDQFAFDQYRVIDTVIMGNQGLWTALQERDAIYEKAEMTDEDGMRLGELEGVVADEDGYTAESDAAILLDGLDIPEELHERQMSELQGGQKVRVLLAQALFGNPEALLLDEPTNHLDLESIHWLENFLNRYDGSVIVISHDRHFLNGVCTHIADIDYQTIIQYTGGYDDMVLQKTQVRSRIESENAQREKKIAQLNEFIQRFAAGTRSSQVNSRRKEVERLQPGDLARSNIQRPFIKFEQKRPSGRHALEFEGVVKGYEGEEGRLEVIQGFSANVARGEKIAIIGRNGAGKSTLLKALLANAPGVTEADRGIDAGEVKWGHEATVGYFAQDFRESIEPGYALSDWLRQFDPDALIEQVRGVLGQMLFRGEEGAKKTEVLSGGEGCRLMFSKLMLQKPNILVLDEPTNHLDLEAVIALNTALQNYDGTVLLVTHDEDLIDEVATRIWNCTEQGIEDFQGSYEEFKTHRS